The following proteins are encoded in a genomic region of Sparus aurata chromosome 11, fSpaAur1.1, whole genome shotgun sequence:
- the LOC115591226 gene encoding uncharacterized protein LOC115591226 isoform X2, whose product MNIILISSLLGVAASVLRVASSKETLKVSVSLWPPGSNIYLGECVLLQCTVESNSSSVWSYRWFRDEPHLSPTPNPRHLVSGDSYSITEVTREDAGSYWCQAGRRESNTTSVVSRSQPATLSVSERPPPSLTLTPSSRQFFRGEQFSVQCPVPQTNSSGWMLRQFFPGRRVRKRVLNSDRCSPLGGAVSKDKSDTCSFTAGSGNSGLYWCEDAEGRSNAVYITVSYGSIILKTPAVSVREGDEVVLYCQYWAGNPNQTTFYKNGAELITYNSSSSDRVIKMTIENVSQKDEGLYRCVSRDRKMESPASWLSVRPDRGNVTSTDGTAASTSGSWKWVILSCGLLFLVPLTVWLIFHYRHQTFCTRSCCPASKEDLPAVELPATKQDMTEVQWDLSWMEMSNLLDKQLYPGT is encoded by the exons ATGAACATCATCCTTATCTCCTCACTGCTGG gTGTGGCTGCATCTGTTCTCCGAGTTGCTTCATCTAAAG AGACTCTGAAGGTCAGCGTGTCCTTGTGGCCTCCTGGGTCAAACATCTACCTAGGCGAatgtgtgttgctgcagtgcACAGTGGAATCAAACTCCAGTTCCGTGTGGAGCTACCGGTGGTTCAGGGACGAACCACACCTTTCTCCGACCCCGAACCCCAGGCACCTGGTCTCCGGTGACAGCTACTCCATCACGGAGGTAACAAGGGAGGACGCCGGCAGCTACTGGTGCCAAGCGGGGCGTAGGGAGAGCAACACCACCTCTGTGGTGTCCCGCAGCCAGCCGGCCACGCTCAGTGTGtcag aGCGGCCTCCTCCCTCGCTGACTTTAACTCCCAGCAGCAGACAGTTCTTCAGAGGGGAGCAGTTCTCCGTCCAGTGCCCCGTGCCTCAGACTAACTCCTCAGGCTGGATGCTGAGGCAGTTCTTTCCAGGCCGTCGAGTGAGGAAGAGAGTCCTCAACAGTGACCGTTGTTCACCACTTGGGGGCGCTGTTAGTAAAGACAAGTCTGACACATGTTCGTTTACCGCTGGAAGTGGGAACAGTGGGCTGTACTGGTGTGAGGACGCTGAGGGCCGCAGCAATGCAGTCTACATCACAGTAAGCT ATGGTTCCATCATCCTAAAGACTCCTGCCGTCTCTGTACGTGAAGGCGATGAAGTGGTCTTGTATTGTCAGTACTGGGCAGGCAACCCTAATCAAACAACCTTCTATAAAAATGGAGCGGAACTCATCACTTACAACTCTTCATCTTCAGACAGAGTAATAAAGATGACTATAGAGAATGTGTCACAGAAAGATGAAGGCTTGTACCGGTGTGTGTCCCGGGACAGGAAGATGGAGAGTCCGGCGAGCTGGTTGTCAGTGAGACCGGACCGAG GCAACGTCACATCCACAGACGGGACCGCAGCCTCGACTAGCG GTTCCTGGAAATGGGTCATTCTTTCATGTGGGCTTCTCTTCCTCGTTCCTCTAACTGTCTGGCTGATTTTCCACTACAG GCACCAGACGTTTTGCACCCGTAGCTGTTGTCCAGCTTCCAAAGAGGATCTACCAGCAGTGGAGCTTCCTGCGACCAAGCAGGACATGACAGAAGTGCAGTGGGACCTGTCCTGGATGGAGATGTCCAACCTGTTGGATAAGCAGTTATATCCTGGCACCTAA
- the LOC115591226 gene encoding uncharacterized protein LOC115591226 isoform X1, with protein MNIILISSLLGVAASVLRVASSKETLKVSVSLWPPGSNIYLGECVLLQCTVESNSSSVWSYRWFRDEPHLSPTPNPRHLVSGDSYSITEVTREDAGSYWCQAGRRESNTTSVVSRSQPATLSVSERPPPSLTLTPSSRQFFRGEQFSVQCPVPQTNSSGWMLRQFFPGRRVRKRVLNSDRCSPLGGAVSKDKSDTCSFTAGSGNSGLYWCEDAEGRSNAVYITVSYGSIILKTPAVSVREGDEVVLYCQYWAGNPNQTTFYKNGAELITYNSSSSDRVIKMTIENVSQKDEGLYRCVSRDRKMESPASWLSVRPDRGRLCGFIIFHDNVQHSAQFNNKTTINDVNYCLLGNVTSTDGTAASTSGSWKWVILSCGLLFLVPLTVWLIFHYRHQTFCTRSCCPASKEDLPAVELPATKQDMTEVQWDLSWMEMSNLLDKQLYPGT; from the exons ATGAACATCATCCTTATCTCCTCACTGCTGG gTGTGGCTGCATCTGTTCTCCGAGTTGCTTCATCTAAAG AGACTCTGAAGGTCAGCGTGTCCTTGTGGCCTCCTGGGTCAAACATCTACCTAGGCGAatgtgtgttgctgcagtgcACAGTGGAATCAAACTCCAGTTCCGTGTGGAGCTACCGGTGGTTCAGGGACGAACCACACCTTTCTCCGACCCCGAACCCCAGGCACCTGGTCTCCGGTGACAGCTACTCCATCACGGAGGTAACAAGGGAGGACGCCGGCAGCTACTGGTGCCAAGCGGGGCGTAGGGAGAGCAACACCACCTCTGTGGTGTCCCGCAGCCAGCCGGCCACGCTCAGTGTGtcag aGCGGCCTCCTCCCTCGCTGACTTTAACTCCCAGCAGCAGACAGTTCTTCAGAGGGGAGCAGTTCTCCGTCCAGTGCCCCGTGCCTCAGACTAACTCCTCAGGCTGGATGCTGAGGCAGTTCTTTCCAGGCCGTCGAGTGAGGAAGAGAGTCCTCAACAGTGACCGTTGTTCACCACTTGGGGGCGCTGTTAGTAAAGACAAGTCTGACACATGTTCGTTTACCGCTGGAAGTGGGAACAGTGGGCTGTACTGGTGTGAGGACGCTGAGGGCCGCAGCAATGCAGTCTACATCACAGTAAGCT ATGGTTCCATCATCCTAAAGACTCCTGCCGTCTCTGTACGTGAAGGCGATGAAGTGGTCTTGTATTGTCAGTACTGGGCAGGCAACCCTAATCAAACAACCTTCTATAAAAATGGAGCGGAACTCATCACTTACAACTCTTCATCTTCAGACAGAGTAATAAAGATGACTATAGAGAATGTGTCACAGAAAGATGAAGGCTTGTACCGGTGTGTGTCCCGGGACAGGAAGATGGAGAGTCCGGCGAGCTGGTTGTCAGTGAGACCGGACCGAGGTCGGCTGTGTggctttattatttttcatgataATGTACAACATTCTGCTcagtttaataataaaacaacaataaatgaTGTCAATTATTGTCTTTTAGGCAACGTCACATCCACAGACGGGACCGCAGCCTCGACTAGCG GTTCCTGGAAATGGGTCATTCTTTCATGTGGGCTTCTCTTCCTCGTTCCTCTAACTGTCTGGCTGATTTTCCACTACAG GCACCAGACGTTTTGCACCCGTAGCTGTTGTCCAGCTTCCAAAGAGGATCTACCAGCAGTGGAGCTTCCTGCGACCAAGCAGGACATGACAGAAGTGCAGTGGGACCTGTCCTGGATGGAGATGTCCAACCTGTTGGATAAGCAGTTATATCCTGGCACCTAA